One genomic window of Pseudomonas chlororaphis subsp. piscium includes the following:
- a CDS encoding OprD family porin: MRVMKWSMIALAVAAAASTQVATAAPFVSDQSEAKGFVEDAKFDVLLRNYYFNRDNKDHSNDQKDWTQGIWGNFSSGYTQGTVGVGVDAFGYLAIKLDGGDGTGGTGNMSRDSDGDVNNSQGKAGAAVKFRISKTELKAGDMQPSTSPVFAVGGSRILPQTASGFQLQSSEIKNLDLEGGHFYSATSQDSNARNGNLYANYAGVTSNSIDYFGGKYGITDNLSASLYGAKLEDIWNQYYANLNYTIPMGGDQSLNLDGNIYRTTDAGSAKAGDISNTTFSLAAAFSFLRAHTITVAFQKVNGDTPFDYIGVGGHDSSRRGANRGGDSIFLANSIQYSDFNGPNEKSAQIRYDLKMAEYGVPGLSFMTRYVKGWDIDGTGLADNSVYRKNNGDPIYGADGKHNETNFEAKYVVQSGPAKDLSFRVRQAWHFANSDQGEGDIKEFRLIVDYPLSIL; this comes from the coding sequence ATGCGCGTGATGAAGTGGAGCATGATCGCACTGGCAGTTGCAGCAGCAGCCAGTACTCAAGTGGCTACGGCCGCACCTTTTGTAAGTGACCAGTCTGAAGCCAAGGGCTTTGTTGAAGACGCAAAATTCGACGTACTGTTGCGTAACTATTACTTCAATCGTGACAACAAAGACCACAGCAACGATCAGAAAGACTGGACCCAGGGTATCTGGGGCAACTTCAGCTCCGGTTACACCCAGGGCACCGTAGGCGTCGGCGTCGATGCATTCGGTTATCTGGCGATCAAACTGGACGGCGGCGACGGCACTGGCGGTACCGGTAACATGAGCCGCGACTCCGATGGCGACGTCAACAACAGCCAGGGCAAAGCAGGCGCGGCCGTCAAATTCCGCATCTCCAAGACCGAGCTGAAAGCCGGCGACATGCAGCCAAGCACCTCCCCGGTGTTCGCAGTCGGCGGTTCCCGTATCCTTCCTCAAACTGCCAGCGGTTTCCAACTGCAGAGCAGCGAGATCAAAAACCTTGATCTGGAAGGCGGTCACTTCTATTCGGCCACCAGCCAGGACTCCAACGCCCGTAACGGCAACCTGTATGCAAACTACGCCGGTGTGACATCCAACAGCATCGACTACTTCGGTGGCAAGTACGGCATCACCGACAATCTGAGTGCATCGCTCTACGGCGCCAAGCTGGAAGACATCTGGAACCAGTACTACGCCAACCTGAACTACACCATCCCAATGGGTGGCGATCAGTCGCTGAACCTGGACGGTAACATCTACCGTACCACCGACGCCGGCAGCGCCAAGGCGGGCGACATCAGCAACACCACGTTCTCCCTGGCAGCCGCTTTCTCGTTCCTGAGAGCACACACCATTACCGTCGCGTTCCAGAAGGTCAATGGTGACACTCCGTTCGACTACATCGGTGTAGGTGGCCACGATTCCTCCAGGCGCGGAGCCAACCGTGGCGGCGACTCGATCTTCCTCGCCAACTCCATCCAGTACTCTGACTTCAACGGCCCGAACGAGAAGTCCGCACAGATCCGTTACGATCTGAAAATGGCCGAGTACGGCGTTCCTGGTCTGAGCTTCATGACCCGTTATGTTAAAGGCTGGGATATCGATGGCACAGGCCTGGCTGACAACAGCGTGTACCGTAAAAACAACGGCGATCCGATTTACGGTGCCGATGGCAAACACAACGAGACCAACTTCGAAGCCAAGTACGTTGTTCAGTCTGGCCCGGCAAAAGATCTCTCCTTCCGCGTTCGTCAAGCTTGGCACTTCGCTAACAGCGACCAAGGTGAAGGCGATATCAAAGAGTTCCGCCTGATCGTCGACTACCCACTGTCGATCTTGTAA
- a CDS encoding putative 2-dehydropantoate 2-reductase, with product MSTTWHILGAGSLGTLWATRLARAGLPVRLILRDQARLEAYLAAGGLTLVEQGQASFHAIPGETIDNPAPITRLLVACKAYDAQQAVSQLVARLTPDAELVLLQNGLGSQDAVAAQVPQARCIYASSTEGAFRDGDWRVVFAGHGYTWLGDASHPTAPFWLDDLSASGIPHEWSADILTRLWRKLALNCAINPLTVLHDCRNGGLLQHHCEVAMLCVELSELLERCGQPAAAENLQQEVERVIQATAANYSSMYQDVASRRRTEISYLLGHACDVAARHQLHLPNLSRLRRLLVEHLQQRGLPSD from the coding sequence ATGTCGACTACCTGGCACATTCTGGGCGCAGGTAGCCTCGGCACCCTGTGGGCGACACGCCTGGCCCGTGCCGGCTTGCCGGTGCGCCTGATCCTGCGCGATCAGGCACGCCTGGAGGCTTACCTGGCCGCGGGTGGGCTGACGCTGGTGGAACAAGGGCAGGCCAGTTTCCATGCCATTCCCGGCGAGACCATCGACAACCCCGCCCCCATCACTCGCCTGCTGGTGGCCTGCAAGGCCTATGACGCGCAACAGGCCGTCAGCCAGCTGGTCGCGCGCCTGACACCCGACGCCGAACTGGTCCTGCTGCAGAACGGCCTGGGCAGCCAGGACGCCGTGGCCGCCCAGGTGCCGCAGGCCCGCTGCATTTATGCCTCGAGCACCGAAGGCGCCTTTCGCGATGGCGACTGGCGCGTGGTGTTCGCCGGTCATGGCTACACCTGGCTGGGGGACGCCAGCCACCCCACCGCGCCCTTCTGGCTCGACGACCTGAGCGCCAGCGGCATCCCCCATGAATGGAGCGCGGACATCCTGACCCGCCTCTGGCGCAAGCTGGCGCTCAACTGCGCGATCAATCCCCTGACGGTCCTGCATGACTGCCGCAACGGCGGTCTGCTGCAGCATCATTGCGAAGTGGCGATGCTGTGCGTCGAGTTGAGCGAACTGCTGGAACGTTGCGGCCAGCCCGCCGCGGCCGAAAACCTGCAGCAGGAAGTGGAGCGGGTGATCCAGGCGACCGCCGCCAACTACTCCTCCATGTACCAGGACGTCGCCAGCCGGCGCAGAACCGAAATCAGCTATTTATTGGGGCATGCCTGCGACGTTGCCGCCAGGCACCAGTTGCACCTGCCCAACCTCAGCCGCCTGCGTCGGCTATTGGTGGAACACCTGCAACAGCGCGGATTGCCCAGCGACTGA
- the argJ gene encoding bifunctional glutamate N-acetyltransferase/amino-acid acetyltransferase ArgJ, with protein sequence MAVGLGPLPTLHPVAGFELGIASAGIKRPGRKDVVVMRCAEGSTVAGVFTLNAFCAAPVILAKQRVQGPVRYLLTNTGNANAGTGEPGLAAATRTCAKLAELTGVDASAVLPYSTGVIGEPLPVEKIEGALQAALDDLSVDNWAAAATGIMTTDTLPKGASRQFQHDGVTITVTGISKGAGMIRPNMATMLGYIATDAKVSREVLQNLLLDGANKSFNRITIDGDTSTNDCCMLIATGQAALPEITEASGPLFAALKQAVFEVCMEVAQAIVRDGEGATKFVTVEVNGGGNHQECLDVGYTVAHSPLIKTALFASDPNWGRILAAVGRAGVPDLDVSKIDVFLGEVCIASRGARAASYTEAQGAAVMQQEEITIRIELGRGDCSETIWTTDLSHEYVKINAEYRT encoded by the coding sequence ATGGCTGTTGGTCTTGGTCCTTTGCCAACGTTGCACCCGGTTGCCGGTTTTGAACTCGGTATCGCTTCGGCGGGCATCAAGCGCCCGGGGCGCAAGGATGTTGTGGTCATGCGCTGCGCCGAGGGTTCCACGGTGGCCGGTGTGTTTACCTTGAACGCGTTCTGCGCCGCTCCGGTGATCCTGGCCAAGCAGCGTGTGCAAGGCCCTGTGCGTTACCTGCTGACCAACACCGGCAACGCCAACGCCGGTACCGGTGAGCCAGGCCTGGCCGCCGCGACCCGCACCTGCGCCAAGCTGGCCGAACTGACGGGCGTCGATGCCAGCGCCGTGCTGCCGTATTCCACCGGGGTCATTGGCGAGCCGCTGCCGGTCGAGAAGATCGAAGGCGCGCTGCAGGCCGCGCTGGATGACCTGTCCGTGGACAACTGGGCCGCCGCGGCCACTGGCATCATGACCACCGATACCCTGCCCAAGGGGGCCAGCCGCCAGTTCCAGCACGATGGCGTGACCATCACCGTCACCGGCATCAGCAAGGGCGCGGGCATGATTCGTCCGAACATGGCGACCATGCTCGGTTACATCGCCACCGACGCCAAAGTCTCCCGTGAAGTGCTGCAGAACCTGCTGCTGGACGGCGCCAACAAGTCGTTCAACCGCATCACCATCGACGGCGATACCTCCACCAACGACTGCTGCATGCTGATCGCTACCGGCCAGGCAGCCCTGCCGGAAATCACCGAAGCCAGCGGCCCGCTGTTCGCTGCGCTGAAGCAGGCCGTGTTCGAAGTGTGCATGGAAGTGGCCCAGGCCATCGTGCGTGACGGCGAAGGCGCGACCAAGTTCGTCACGGTCGAAGTCAACGGCGGCGGCAATCACCAAGAGTGCCTGGATGTCGGCTACACCGTGGCCCACTCGCCATTGATCAAGACCGCGCTGTTCGCTTCCGACCCGAACTGGGGGCGTATCCTGGCCGCTGTCGGTCGTGCCGGTGTGCCGGACCTGGATGTGAGCAAGATCGATGTTTTCCTCGGCGAAGTGTGCATCGCCAGCCGCGGCGCGCGTGCCGCCAGCTACACCGAAGCCCAGGGCGCGGCGGTGATGCAGCAGGAAGAAATCACCATCCGCATCGAGCTGGGGCGCGGTGATTGCAGCGAAACCATCTGGACCACCGACCTGTCCCACGAGTACGTGAAAATCAACGCGGAATACCGTACCTGA
- a CDS encoding YajQ family cyclic di-GMP-binding protein: MPSFDVVSELDKHEVTNAVENAVKELDRRYDLKGKGSFEFKEKELTVNLTAEAEFQLEAMIEILKLALVKRKIDVQCLEVKDAYASGKVMKQEATLKEGIDKELAKKIVAHIKDAKLKVQAAIQGEQVRVTGKKRDDLQEAIAALRAKEFGMPLQFNNFRD; the protein is encoded by the coding sequence ATGCCGTCGTTTGACGTGGTATCCGAACTGGACAAACACGAAGTCACCAACGCCGTGGAAAACGCCGTCAAGGAGCTGGACCGCCGCTATGACTTGAAGGGCAAGGGCAGCTTCGAGTTCAAGGAAAAGGAACTGACCGTCAACCTGACCGCTGAAGCGGAATTCCAGCTGGAAGCGATGATCGAGATCCTCAAGCTGGCCCTGGTCAAGCGCAAGATCGATGTGCAGTGCCTTGAGGTCAAGGACGCTTACGCTTCGGGCAAGGTGATGAAGCAGGAAGCCACCCTCAAGGAAGGCATCGACAAAGAGCTGGCGAAAAAGATCGTTGCCCACATCAAGGACGCCAAGCTGAAGGTCCAGGCTGCGATCCAGGGCGAGCAGGTACGGGTTACCGGCAAGAAGCGCGACGATCTGCAGGAAGCCATCGCCGCCCTGCGCGCGAAAGAGTTCGGCATGCCGCTGCAGTTCAACAACTTCCGCGACTGA
- a CDS encoding glutathione S-transferase family protein has product MNLHLIIGDKLYSSWSLRAALALELTGATYTEELIKLNQSDTRERILKHSPTGKVPLLKTEHGIIADSLAIAEYLVERFPEAELWPRDVAARAQARSACAQMHSGFFGLRGNLPFDLSRDAALSPMPPEAQADIERMLALWAECRAAATEPGPFLFGRVSLADAFFAPIAVRLRTYRVALPAVDAAYVETIYQWPAFKAWQKAGLEEVVR; this is encoded by the coding sequence ATGAATCTTCACCTGATCATCGGCGACAAACTCTATTCCTCCTGGTCGCTGCGCGCCGCCCTGGCGCTTGAGCTGACTGGCGCGACTTACACCGAAGAGCTGATCAAGCTGAACCAGTCCGATACCCGCGAGCGGATTCTCAAGCATTCGCCGACCGGCAAAGTTCCGTTGCTGAAGACCGAGCACGGCATCATCGCCGACTCCCTGGCGATTGCCGAATACCTGGTCGAGCGTTTTCCCGAAGCCGAGCTCTGGCCGCGCGATGTGGCTGCCCGGGCCCAGGCCCGTTCCGCCTGCGCGCAGATGCACAGCGGTTTCTTCGGCCTGCGCGGTAACCTGCCGTTCGACCTGAGCCGCGATGCCGCGCTGTCACCCATGCCGCCCGAAGCACAGGCCGACATCGAGCGGATGCTGGCGTTGTGGGCCGAGTGCCGCGCGGCTGCGACCGAGCCAGGACCTTTCCTGTTTGGCCGGGTCAGTCTGGCGGACGCCTTTTTTGCGCCGATCGCCGTGCGCTTGCGCACCTATCGGGTGGCGCTGCCGGCCGTCGATGCCGCCTATGTTGAAACGATCTATCAATGGCCAGCCTTCAAGGCCTGGCAGAAAGCCGGTTTAGAGGAAGTTGTACGGTGA
- a CDS encoding sensor histidine kinase, with product MPLRQRLENLPVGQKLLAALLVLLITVLLVANLTFISAAYWISQESMAPQALQTIGRLVSNPTLAEQALDSPQNAEKLLNELNSYSPLRAAAIYDGKGTRLAQLQHGERLSLPERYRHIEAWQLTEFRSNQIITLPRAGQPPGHLLLVASSELPMAFYTGTLTASLGILIFSVLLWLVIARQIKRLITRPIHQLEELSRQVTREENYSLRAARGNHDEIGSLAEAFNTMLSRIEAREQQLKRARDDSQAAYDQAQGLAEETRHTNRKLELEVQVRSKIEKKLTGFQNYLNSIIDSMPSALIALDEQLYVTQWNQEASALSGTRLDEALNQPIFLAFEPLKPFLPQLKETVEQHTVTKVERVTWVKDDEARHYALTFYPLMGGAGRGVVIRIDDITQRLSLEEMMVQSEKMLSVGGLAAGMAHEINNPLGAILHNVQNIRRRLSPELPKNQEHAEQIGIELETVNHYLQSREVPQLLDGIQQAGARAAKIVTHMLSFSRRSNRQMAPCDLPALIDQAVEIAGNDFDLAIGFDFKGQAIIRQFDPQLGPVPGTANELEQVLLNLLKNAAQAIHQRVDDSEPGRIILRTRLNPPWAEIQVEDNGIGMSENVRKRTFEPFFTTKEIGQGTGLGLSVSYFIITNNHKGQMEVQSTQGQGTCFTLRLPLAGSQPPPLEHPPLER from the coding sequence ATGCCATTGCGCCAGCGCCTTGAAAACCTGCCGGTCGGCCAAAAACTGCTGGCCGCCTTGCTCGTCCTGCTGATTACCGTACTGCTGGTCGCCAACCTGACCTTTATCAGCGCCGCCTACTGGATCTCCCAGGAAAGCATGGCACCGCAAGCCTTGCAGACCATCGGCCGGCTGGTGTCCAACCCGACCCTGGCCGAGCAGGCGCTGGATTCGCCGCAAAACGCCGAGAAACTGCTCAACGAGCTCAACAGCTACTCCCCCCTGCGCGCCGCAGCGATCTATGACGGCAAGGGCACGCGCCTGGCCCAACTGCAACATGGCGAACGCCTGAGCCTGCCGGAGCGCTATCGGCATATCGAAGCTTGGCAACTGACCGAATTTCGCAGCAACCAGATCATCACCCTGCCCCGCGCCGGCCAGCCCCCCGGCCACCTGTTGCTGGTGGCCAGCAGTGAGCTGCCGATGGCCTTCTACACCGGCACCCTGACCGCGAGCCTGGGCATCCTGATCTTCAGTGTGCTGCTGTGGCTGGTGATTGCCCGGCAGATCAAACGGCTGATCACCCGCCCCATTCATCAGTTGGAAGAACTGTCCCGGCAAGTGACCCGCGAAGAGAACTATTCCCTGCGCGCCGCCCGCGGCAACCACGATGAAATCGGCAGCCTGGCCGAGGCCTTCAACACCATGCTGTCGCGCATCGAAGCGCGAGAACAGCAACTCAAACGCGCCCGTGACGATTCCCAGGCGGCCTATGACCAGGCCCAGGGCCTGGCCGAAGAAACCCGCCACACCAACCGCAAGCTGGAGCTGGAAGTCCAGGTGCGCAGCAAGATCGAAAAGAAACTCACCGGCTTTCAGAACTACCTCAACAGCATCATCGACTCCATGCCCTCGGCCCTGATCGCTCTGGACGAGCAGCTCTATGTCACCCAGTGGAACCAGGAAGCCAGCGCCCTCTCCGGCACGCGCCTGGACGAAGCACTGAATCAGCCGATCTTCCTCGCCTTCGAACCGCTCAAGCCGTTCCTGCCACAGCTCAAGGAAACCGTGGAGCAACATACGGTCACCAAGGTCGAGCGGGTCACCTGGGTCAAGGACGACGAAGCCCGGCATTATGCCCTCACCTTCTACCCGCTGATGGGCGGTGCCGGGCGCGGCGTGGTGATCCGGATCGACGACATCACCCAGCGCCTGTCCCTGGAAGAAATGATGGTGCAGTCGGAAAAAATGCTCTCCGTGGGCGGCCTGGCCGCCGGTATGGCCCATGAAATCAATAACCCGCTGGGGGCGATCCTGCACAACGTGCAGAACATTCGCCGGCGTCTGTCCCCCGAGCTGCCGAAGAATCAGGAGCATGCCGAACAGATCGGCATTGAACTGGAAACCGTCAACCACTACCTGCAGAGCCGCGAAGTGCCGCAACTGCTCGACGGCATCCAGCAGGCTGGCGCCCGCGCGGCGAAGATCGTGACCCATATGCTCAGTTTCAGCCGGCGCAGCAACCGGCAGATGGCGCCTTGCGACCTGCCGGCACTGATCGACCAGGCCGTGGAGATTGCCGGCAACGACTTCGACCTGGCCATAGGCTTCGACTTCAAGGGCCAGGCCATCATCCGCCAGTTCGACCCGCAACTGGGGCCGGTGCCCGGTACCGCCAACGAACTGGAGCAGGTCCTGCTCAACCTGCTGAAAAACGCCGCCCAGGCCATTCACCAGCGGGTAGACGACAGCGAACCCGGGCGCATTATCCTGCGCACCCGGCTGAACCCGCCCTGGGCGGAAATCCAGGTCGAGGACAACGGTATTGGCATGAGCGAAAACGTGCGCAAACGGACCTTCGAGCCGTTCTTCACCACCAAGGAAATCGGCCAGGGCACCGGCCTTGGGCTGTCGGTTTCGTACTTCATCATCACCAACAATCACAAAGGCCAGATGGAAGTGCAGTCGACGCAGGGTCAGGGCACTTGCTTCACCTTGCGTTTGCCATTGGCGGGCAGTCAGCCGCCACCACTGGAACATCCCCCACTGGAGAGGTAA
- a CDS encoding cob(I)yrinic acid a,c-diamide adenosyltransferase has product MGFRLSKIYTRTGDKGETGLGDGRRVPKDHPRVEAIGEVDTLNSQLGLLLAGLIEQRIEHPGLQELIDVLAPCQHRLFDLGGELAMPVYQALNSAEVERLEAAIDAWNEELGPLENFILPGGSALIAQAHVCRSLARSAERRCQHLNAVEPLEGVGLAYINRLSDLLFVAARLIAKRQGIAEILWQAAAKPE; this is encoded by the coding sequence ATGGGCTTTCGCTTGTCGAAGATTTACACCCGCACCGGCGACAAAGGCGAAACCGGGCTGGGTGATGGGCGCCGGGTTCCCAAGGACCATCCGCGGGTCGAGGCCATCGGCGAAGTCGATACGCTGAACAGTCAGCTGGGGCTGCTCCTGGCCGGGCTGATCGAACAGCGCATCGAGCATCCGGGCCTACAGGAACTGATCGACGTCCTGGCACCCTGCCAGCACCGCCTCTTCGACCTCGGTGGCGAGTTGGCCATGCCGGTGTATCAGGCACTGAATAGCGCGGAAGTCGAGCGCCTGGAAGCGGCCATCGATGCCTGGAACGAAGAGTTGGGGCCGCTGGAGAACTTCATTTTGCCGGGCGGCTCGGCCTTGATCGCCCAAGCCCATGTTTGCCGCAGCCTGGCGCGCAGTGCCGAGCGACGCTGCCAGCATCTGAATGCCGTAGAGCCGCTGGAGGGGGTCGGCCTGGCCTATATCAATCGCCTGTCCGACTTGCTGTTCGTGGCGGCGCGCCTGATTGCCAAGCGCCAGGGGATTGCCGAGATTCTCTGGCAAGCGGCGGCAAAACCCGAATAA
- a CDS encoding Nudix family hydrolase, with the protein MKRVHVAAAVIRDADGRILIARRADTQHQGGLWEFPGGKVEADEAVEAALTRELQEELGILVSQARPLIKVQHDYPDKQVLLDVWEVSAFTGEPHGAEGQPLAWVTARELENYEFPAANQPIVAAARLPSEYLITPEDLETPALLRGMQKAIAGGSKLIQLRAPNGYDPQYRDLAVDAVGLCAGKAQLMLKGPFEWLGDFPSAGWHITSAQLRKYASAGRPFGKERWLAASCHNAEELSLAQQMDVDFVTLSPVQPTQTHPDAQPLGWEQATRLISGFNKPVYLLGGVGPDQREQAWAAGAQGVAGIRAFWP; encoded by the coding sequence GTGAAACGAGTACATGTGGCGGCGGCCGTTATCCGTGATGCCGACGGCAGGATCCTGATTGCCCGACGTGCCGATACCCAGCATCAGGGCGGTCTCTGGGAGTTTCCCGGCGGCAAGGTCGAAGCGGACGAGGCGGTGGAAGCGGCCTTGACCCGTGAGCTGCAGGAGGAGCTGGGCATCCTGGTGTCCCAGGCGCGGCCGTTGATCAAGGTGCAGCATGACTACCCGGACAAGCAGGTGTTGCTGGATGTCTGGGAAGTTTCCGCTTTTACCGGCGAACCCCATGGCGCAGAGGGCCAGCCTTTGGCCTGGGTCACGGCCCGTGAGCTGGAGAACTACGAGTTCCCGGCGGCCAACCAGCCGATCGTGGCGGCAGCGCGTTTGCCGAGCGAATACCTGATCACCCCGGAAGACCTGGAAACACCAGCGCTGTTGCGGGGCATGCAGAAGGCTATTGCCGGCGGCAGCAAGTTGATCCAGCTACGCGCACCCAACGGCTACGACCCGCAATACCGCGACCTGGCGGTGGACGCGGTCGGCCTGTGCGCGGGCAAGGCGCAATTGATGCTCAAGGGGCCGTTCGAATGGCTGGGGGATTTCCCCTCGGCGGGCTGGCATATCACCTCGGCGCAGCTGCGCAAATACGCCAGCGCCGGGCGCCCCTTCGGCAAGGAGCGCTGGCTGGCGGCGTCCTGCCATAACGCTGAAGAGCTGTCCCTGGCGCAGCAGATGGATGTGGACTTCGTGACGCTGTCGCCGGTCCAGCCGACCCAGACCCACCCTGATGCGCAGCCTCTGGGTTGGGAGCAGGCCACCCGACTGATCAGCGGTTTCAACAAGCCGGTGTACCTGCTGGGCGGCGTCGGTCCGGACCAGCGCGAGCAGGCCTGGGCAGCCGGGGCGCAAGGGGTGGCGGGGATTCGCGCGTTCTGGCCCTGA
- a CDS encoding mechanosensitive ion channel family protein: protein MDLNAEVDNLVKASQAWIPMIMEYGSRVLLAVITLAIGWWLINSLTQKVGKLLALRNADQALQGFISSLANVILKVLLIVSVASMIGVETTSFVAAIGAAGLAIGLALQGSLANFAGGVLILLFRPFRIGDVIEAQGISGTVDSIQIFHTVLRTGDNKTVIVPNGNLSNGIITNHNRQLTRKVIFDVGVNYEADLQKAREVLLDLAKDERVLADPEPVAVVSMLGDSAITLSLRVWVKTADYWDVMFRFNELSRDRLKEAGIDIPFPQRVIRVVQEAAV, encoded by the coding sequence ATGGATTTGAATGCTGAAGTGGACAACCTGGTCAAGGCTTCCCAAGCCTGGATTCCGATGATCATGGAATACGGCAGTCGGGTACTGCTGGCCGTCATCACACTGGCCATCGGCTGGTGGCTGATCAACAGTTTGACGCAAAAAGTCGGCAAGTTGCTGGCGCTGCGTAATGCCGACCAGGCCTTGCAGGGTTTTATCAGCAGCCTGGCGAACGTCATTCTCAAGGTGCTGCTGATTGTCAGCGTGGCCTCGATGATTGGTGTCGAAACCACTTCGTTCGTTGCCGCGATCGGTGCGGCGGGCCTGGCCATCGGCCTGGCCTTGCAAGGTAGCCTGGCCAACTTCGCTGGTGGTGTGCTGATCCTGCTGTTCCGTCCTTTCCGCATCGGCGACGTGATCGAAGCCCAGGGCATCAGCGGCACGGTCGACAGCATCCAGATCTTCCACACGGTGTTGCGTACCGGTGACAACAAGACCGTCATCGTGCCTAACGGCAACCTGTCCAACGGCATCATCACCAACCACAACCGCCAGTTGACCCGCAAAGTGATCTTCGATGTCGGCGTGAACTACGAGGCTGACCTGCAAAAGGCCCGTGAGGTTCTGCTGGACCTGGCCAAGGACGAGCGCGTGCTGGCCGATCCGGAGCCGGTGGCGGTGGTTTCCATGCTGGGTGACAGCGCCATTACCCTTTCCCTGCGTGTCTGGGTGAAAACTGCGGACTACTGGGACGTGATGTTCCGCTTCAACGAGTTGTCCCGTGATCGCTTGAAGGAAGCTGGTATTGATATTCCGTTTCCACAGCGCGTGATTCGTGTGGTTCAGGAAGCGGCTGTTTGA